One region of Oxalobacteraceae bacterium OTU3CAMAD1 genomic DNA includes:
- a CDS encoding GTP-binding protein — protein sequence MKQLIPVTIVTGFLGAGKTTLLRGLVERRQTRRLALLINEFGEISVDGALVRDGVGDDPQVCIQDFPHGLIAYGDDVLFVPAMRALAGRRAQIDHVLIETSGLALPTAVMELLQSAELADDFILDATLAVVDTPLLLSDRFEYGQQDGENAAATMFDQQLEYADVVVLNKIDELDEAALLQAETRVRRRAPKVRFLELAYRAQLDIRLALGLRLHQPTRTEHTHVFTPLATIPGAQAAPLAGQSRLNGHAHSGLGAHSHGLATHKHFHEQDPGWLSFVLRSDAPQDEEQLKSALLEAARAEPILRSKGYIRLRDTDNAVLVQGVRARLTLRADAARVAARRSQLVFIGYHINRGKVAALLTERTGTAWR from the coding sequence ATGAAGCAGCTGATCCCCGTGACCATCGTCACCGGCTTTCTCGGCGCCGGCAAGACGACCTTGCTGCGCGGCTTGGTGGAGCGCCGGCAGACGCGCCGTCTGGCCTTGCTGATCAACGAATTCGGCGAGATATCGGTGGACGGCGCCCTGGTGCGCGATGGCGTCGGCGACGACCCCCAGGTATGCATCCAGGACTTCCCCCATGGCTTGATCGCGTACGGCGACGATGTGCTGTTCGTGCCGGCCATGCGGGCGCTTGCCGGGCGGCGCGCGCAGATCGACCATGTGTTGATCGAGACATCCGGCCTGGCGCTGCCGACGGCGGTGATGGAATTGCTGCAAAGCGCGGAGCTGGCCGACGATTTCATCCTCGACGCCACGCTGGCGGTGGTGGACACGCCGTTGCTGCTGTCCGACCGCTTCGAATACGGACAGCAAGATGGCGAGAACGCCGCCGCCACGATGTTCGACCAGCAGCTGGAATACGCCGACGTGGTCGTGCTGAACAAGATCGATGAGCTGGACGAGGCGGCGCTGCTGCAGGCCGAGACGCGCGTGCGCCGTAGGGCACCCAAGGTACGTTTTCTGGAGCTGGCGTACCGCGCGCAGCTCGATATCCGGCTGGCGCTGGGTCTGCGGCTGCATCAGCCCACCCGCACCGAGCATACCCACGTCTTCACACCGCTGGCGACGATACCGGGCGCGCAGGCGGCACCGCTGGCCGGCCAGAGCCGCCTGAACGGCCACGCGCATTCCGGTCTGGGGGCGCACAGCCACGGACTGGCCACCCACAAGCATTTTCACGAACAGGACCCGGGCTGGTTGTCTTTCGTGCTGCGCAGCGACGCGCCGCAGGACGAGGAACAGCTCAAATCCGCGCTGCTCGAAGCGGCGCGCGCCGAGCCTATCCTGCGCAGCAAAGGTTATATCCGGTTGCGCGACACGGACAATGCGGTGCTGGTGCAGGGCGTGCGCGCCCGCCTGACCTTGCGGGCGGATGCCGCCAGGGTTGCGGCGCGGCGCTCGCAGCTGGTCTTCATCGGCTATCACATCAACCGCGGCAAGGTCGCCGCGCTGCTGACGGAGCGCACCGGCACTGCGTGGCGCTGA
- a CDS encoding cobalamin biosynthesis protein produces the protein MTLTLTATLGIWLVRAEGEALATTLQARLGGEIYRPWLSPDSSQKVQFAAGYRLHAQWIMVAASGIAVRFLDGLPADKHTDPAVVVLDEAGRFAIALLAGHEGGANALAYRVGRVVGAVPVVTTATDALKPLTVGIGCRKGVAPDRIEAAVLQALKAGGGYGIGDVREMATVDLKAAEPGLLEFCARYDLPLRVFSRADLAARPWVGKPSDWVRQNVGLDGVCEPCALVASARGALLVPKTSLDGVAVAVVLDKWMEI, from the coding sequence GTGACTCTGACCCTGACCGCGACCCTGGGCATATGGCTGGTGCGCGCGGAGGGCGAGGCGCTGGCGACCACCCTGCAGGCGCGTCTGGGCGGCGAGATCTACCGCCCATGGCTGTCGCCCGACAGCAGCCAGAAGGTGCAATTCGCCGCCGGCTACCGGCTCCATGCCCAATGGATCATGGTGGCCGCCAGCGGCATCGCCGTGCGTTTTCTGGACGGTCTGCCGGCCGACAAGCACACCGACCCCGCAGTTGTCGTGCTGGACGAGGCGGGGCGCTTCGCCATCGCGCTCCTGGCCGGCCATGAAGGCGGCGCCAATGCGCTGGCCTATCGGGTCGGGAGGGTGGTTGGCGCGGTACCGGTCGTGACGACGGCCACCGACGCGCTCAAGCCGCTGACGGTGGGTATAGGCTGCCGCAAGGGCGTCGCGCCGGACCGCATCGAGGCCGCCGTGCTGCAGGCGCTGAAGGCGGGCGGCGGCTACGGCATCGGCGACGTGCGCGAAATGGCGACCGTCGACCTGAAGGCGGCGGAACCAGGCCTGCTGGAATTTTGCGCCCGGTACGATCTGCCGCTCCGCGTGTTTTCGCGGGCGGATCTGGCTGCCCGGCCCTGGGTCGGCAAGCCGTCCGACTGGGTGCGGCAGAACGTGGGGCTGGACGGCGTGTGCGAGCCGTGCGCCCTGGTGGCCAGTGCGCGCGGCGCGCTGCTGGTGCCGAAAACAAGCCTGGACGGCGTCGCCGTCGCAGTGGTACTGGATAAATGGATGGAAATCTGA
- a CDS encoding alpha-glucuronidase, with protein sequence MANIFIKLMATVLLSLAAAAPACAADEDGYDLWLRYQPLERAAQAKLQPQARTLVLVGKPSPTSQAALSELQKGLQGMLGSAPATSTAIRDGSLVLATPATLPELAASSSPLRAELATLGQEGYLLRKTRVQGHNVTLIAANSDIGLLYGSFAWLRAAATGAAPEASSAPKLQLRLLNHWDNLDRTVERGYSGFSIWDWWALPDIADRRYTDYARANASLGINGTVLNNVNSKPEVLTAAFIAKAAAVADILRPYGIKVYLSARFSTPLELKETDTADPLSPAVQAWWRKKADEIYRVIPDFGGFLVKANSEGQPGPQDYHRTHVDGANMLAAAVAPHKGIVMWRAFVYAHGADKATDRAKQAYDEFTPLDGKFASNVMVQVKNGAIDFQPREPFHPMFGGMPKTPLMMEFQITKEYLGFSTDLAYLGTMFEETLRADTKRAPQGLTVAQVVEGKALPPASAERPTLTGMAGVANIGTDRNWTGHHFDQANWYAYGRLAWNPQASARDIAVEWAAQTFSPDARVTAPVVDIMMKSRETVVDYMTPMGLHHMMGTSHHHGPAPWIDNLEREDWNPVYYHRAARDGIGFDRTAKGTNALAQYAPEIARQYADPRTTPPEFLLWFHHLPWDYSMPSGRTLWAELIHHYDTGVRGARELQSRWMALRPLIDARRHAEVAQRLQRQVANAELWRNACIAYFQSVNGLPLPPGVQQPPKPLDYYKAIHFPYAPGRG encoded by the coding sequence ATGGCAAACATATTTATCAAGCTGATGGCGACTGTATTGTTGTCGTTGGCCGCTGCGGCGCCGGCATGCGCCGCCGACGAAGACGGCTACGACCTGTGGCTGCGCTACCAACCCCTGGAACGCGCGGCGCAGGCCAAACTGCAGCCGCAGGCCCGCACGCTGGTCTTGGTGGGCAAGCCCTCGCCCACCTCGCAGGCCGCGCTGAGCGAACTGCAAAAGGGACTGCAAGGCATGCTGGGAAGCGCCCCGGCGACATCGACGGCAATACGCGATGGGTCGCTGGTGCTGGCGACGCCGGCGACGCTGCCGGAACTGGCCGCATCCTCCTCCCCGCTGCGCGCCGAGCTGGCGACCTTGGGCCAGGAAGGCTACCTGCTGCGTAAAACCCGCGTACAGGGCCACAACGTGACGCTGATCGCCGCCAATAGCGACATCGGCCTGTTGTACGGTTCCTTCGCCTGGCTGCGCGCGGCCGCCACCGGCGCGGCGCCGGAGGCCAGTTCGGCGCCCAAGCTGCAACTGCGCTTACTCAACCACTGGGATAACCTGGACCGCACGGTGGAACGCGGCTACTCCGGCTTCTCTATCTGGGACTGGTGGGCGCTGCCGGACATCGCCGACCGCCGCTACACCGATTACGCGCGCGCCAACGCCTCCCTGGGCATCAACGGCACGGTCCTCAACAACGTCAACTCCAAACCGGAAGTGCTGACCGCAGCCTTCATTGCCAAGGCCGCGGCCGTCGCCGACATTTTGCGCCCCTACGGCATCAAGGTGTACTTGTCCGCGCGCTTCTCGACGCCGCTGGAACTCAAAGAGACCGACACCGCCGATCCGCTCTCGCCGGCGGTGCAGGCATGGTGGCGCAAGAAGGCCGACGAGATCTACCGAGTGATCCCGGACTTCGGCGGTTTCCTGGTCAAGGCCAATTCCGAGGGCCAGCCAGGCCCGCAGGACTACCACCGCACCCACGTAGACGGCGCCAACATGCTGGCCGCCGCCGTGGCGCCGCACAAGGGCATCGTCATGTGGCGCGCCTTCGTCTACGCGCACGGCGCCGACAAAGCCACCGACCGCGCCAAGCAGGCCTACGACGAGTTCACGCCGCTCGACGGCAAATTCGCCTCCAACGTCATGGTGCAGGTGAAGAACGGCGCCATCGACTTCCAGCCGCGCGAACCGTTCCATCCGATGTTCGGCGGCATGCCGAAGACGCCGCTGATGATGGAATTCCAGATCACCAAGGAGTATCTGGGCTTTTCCACCGACCTGGCCTATCTGGGCACCATGTTCGAAGAGACGCTGCGCGCCGACACCAAACGCGCGCCGCAAGGCCTGACGGTGGCGCAGGTGGTCGAGGGCAAGGCCCTGCCGCCGGCGTCGGCCGAGCGCCCGACCCTGACCGGCATGGCCGGCGTGGCCAACATCGGCACGGACCGCAACTGGACCGGCCACCACTTCGACCAGGCCAACTGGTACGCGTACGGCCGCCTGGCGTGGAACCCGCAGGCGTCGGCGCGCGACATCGCCGTCGAATGGGCCGCCCAAACCTTCAGTCCCGACGCACGCGTCACCGCGCCGGTGGTCGACATCATGATGAAATCGCGCGAAACCGTGGTCGATTACATGACGCCAATGGGCCTGCATCATATGATGGGTACCTCCCACCACCACGGCCCGGCGCCATGGATCGACAATCTGGAGCGCGAGGACTGGAATCCGGTCTACTACCACCGCGCCGCCCGCGACGGCATCGGCTTCGACCGCACCGCCAAAGGCACCAACGCGCTCGCCCAGTACGCGCCGGAGATCGCGCGCCAGTATGCCGATCCGCGCACCACGCCGCCGGAATTCCTGCTGTGGTTCCACCACCTGCCGTGGGATTACTCAATGCCGTCGGGCCGCACGCTGTGGGCCGAACTGATACACCACTACGACACCGGCGTGCGCGGCGCGCGCGAGCTGCAATCGCGCTGGATGGCGCTGCGGCCGCTGATCGACGCCCGTCGCCACGCGGAAGTGGCGCAGCGCCTGCAGCGCCAGGTCGCCAACGCCGAGTTGTGGCGCAATGCCTGCATCGCCTACTTCCAGTCGGTGAACGGCTTGCCGCTGCCACCGGGCGTACAGCAGCCGCCAAAACCGCTGGACTACTACAAGGCCATCCACTTCCCCTACGCGCCGGGCCGGGGATAA
- a CDS encoding LacI family DNA-binding transcriptional regulator, giving the protein MTSREQGPLDPPAQAPTMTDVAKLAGVSPMTVSRVMNGDAKVSEKTRNRVADAVAALSYVPNQAARRLAGSRSIRIGFLYSNPSAGYLSEFLVGLLNQAGPNNVQLVVEKCEADEHGVEQARRLIANGVDGIILPPPLCDSKQLIDLITDAGTPTVTVACGQPDPRVSGVSIDDYAAAHAMACHLIALGHQRIGFVAGHPNQSASARRLAGFKAAIAEHHAQGAPELIVPGMFTYRSGLDAAEILLAQEPRPTAIFASNDDMAAAVVAIAHRLGLDVPGDLTVAGFDDTALATTIWPELTTVRQPITGMAEAALRSLVQQVRARHSGAPQAPEHALMDYALIRRQSDAAPRMRPPARIVKRGAR; this is encoded by the coding sequence ATGACAAGTAGAGAGCAAGGCCCCCTGGACCCGCCGGCGCAAGCACCGACAATGACCGATGTCGCCAAGCTGGCCGGCGTGTCCCCGATGACCGTGTCGCGCGTGATGAACGGCGACGCCAAAGTGAGCGAGAAAACCCGCAACCGCGTGGCCGACGCCGTCGCCGCCCTGAGCTACGTACCCAATCAGGCGGCGCGCCGCCTGGCCGGTTCGCGCTCGATCCGCATCGGTTTTTTGTACAGTAACCCAAGCGCCGGCTACCTGAGCGAATTTCTGGTCGGGCTGCTCAACCAGGCCGGCCCGAACAACGTCCAGCTGGTGGTGGAAAAATGCGAGGCCGATGAACACGGCGTCGAACAGGCCCGCCGCCTGATCGCCAATGGCGTCGACGGCATCATCCTGCCGCCGCCGCTATGCGACTCGAAACAGCTGATCGACTTGATCACCGATGCCGGCACGCCGACCGTGACGGTCGCCTGTGGCCAGCCGGACCCGCGTGTCAGCGGCGTGAGCATCGACGACTACGCGGCCGCCCATGCGATGGCCTGCCATCTGATCGCGCTGGGACACCAGCGCATCGGCTTCGTCGCCGGCCATCCGAACCAGAGCGCGAGCGCGCGCCGGCTGGCTGGTTTCAAGGCAGCCATCGCCGAGCATCACGCGCAGGGCGCGCCGGAGCTGATCGTGCCGGGGATGTTCACCTATCGTTCGGGGTTGGACGCGGCGGAGATCCTGCTGGCGCAGGAGCCGCGACCGACCGCCATCTTCGCCAGCAACGACGACATGGCCGCCGCCGTGGTGGCGATCGCCCACAGATTAGGACTGGACGTGCCGGGCGACCTGACCGTGGCCGGCTTCGACGATACCGCATTGGCGACGACGATCTGGCCCGAACTCACCACCGTGCGCCAGCCCATCACCGGCATGGCCGAGGCGGCGCTTCGGTCGCTGGTGCAGCAGGTCCGCGCCCGCCACAGCGGCGCGCCGCAGGCGCCGGAACACGCGTTGATGGACTACGCGCTGATACGGCGCCAGTCGGACGCCGCACCACGCATGCGCCCCCCGGCCAGGATCGTCAAGCGCGGCGCCAGATAA
- a CDS encoding HupE/UreJ family protein, translated as MKSKLILTLLVLTHGGAALAHPGHSDGAMAGLMHPLTGIDHILAMLAVGLWGAQLGGRAQWLLPASFVAFLAAGAALGVSGAALPMVEAGIVTSVLLLGLLIGFAVKLKTLPAALIVGGFAVFHGYAHGTEMPAMGDAWLYGVGFVAASAALHIVGLGLGRAVRRHSGWLRTGGGFIALAGVWLGMAA; from the coding sequence ATGAAATCCAAACTGATCTTGACCTTGCTGGTGCTGACCCATGGCGGCGCCGCGCTGGCCCATCCGGGCCACTCGGACGGCGCGATGGCTGGCCTGATGCATCCGCTGACGGGCATCGACCATATCCTGGCGATGCTGGCCGTCGGTCTGTGGGGTGCGCAATTGGGCGGCCGCGCTCAGTGGCTGCTGCCGGCCAGCTTCGTGGCTTTCCTGGCCGCCGGCGCGGCGCTGGGCGTAAGCGGCGCGGCGCTGCCGATGGTGGAAGCGGGCATCGTCACTTCTGTGCTGCTACTTGGTTTGTTGATCGGCTTCGCCGTCAAGTTGAAGACCCTGCCGGCGGCGCTGATCGTCGGCGGCTTCGCCGTCTTCCACGGTTACGCGCACGGCACCGAGATGCCTGCCATGGGCGACGCCTGGCTGTACGGCGTGGGCTTCGTCGCCGCCAGCGCCGCGCTGCACATCGTGGGGCTGGGACTTGGGCGCGCAGTCCGTCGCCACAGCGGCTGGCTGCGCACCGGCGGCGGTTTTATCGCGCTGGCCGGCGTGTGGCTCGGCATGGCCGCTTGA
- the cobJ gene encoding precorrin-3B C(17)-methyltransferase, with amino-acid sequence MSGVLNLVSVGPGFDDLIVPRAITALRDSDVIVAYELYLRWIAPHIEGKEIHTPPLTQERERAMLAIEHARAGAKVALISSGDIGIYAMAALAFEEMREDDTYEVNVVPGITSANACASLLGSPLSHDFATLSLSDLLCPWEWIEHRARHIAQADLACVMYNVQSASRQEGVYRVLQLMLESKAPDTLCGVVKNAYRPGQEVAIYRLDELPSLKFDMLTTIVVGNRFTMRKRGSIFTPRGYNDWAQPEAKDTSQEVELPDNALWVFSGTSDGNDLAAQLAAEQDRKVVVSAASDHGGDMARQDCPGVSVWSGRQGVEARRRVLTGKNARLLLDATHPYASGMSEQLIGLSKELGIPYLRYERPSEYQSQDGEFCASMEQAAERAAALGLRIFLATGSKDLATFMRTPGAAGKQWFVRQTAEPELIERALALGIPRERICAMQGPFSAEFNTALWRDWGIDCVVTKDSGGAGGYQAKVLAAKALGIPLLVVARPRIEYPAMVADVADAIRECAAL; translated from the coding sequence ATGAGTGGTGTTTTGAATTTGGTGTCTGTGGGACCGGGCTTCGACGACTTGATCGTGCCACGCGCCATTACGGCCTTGCGCGACAGTGACGTGATCGTGGCGTATGAATTGTATCTGCGCTGGATCGCGCCCCATATCGAGGGCAAGGAGATCCATACGCCACCGCTGACGCAGGAGCGCGAACGCGCCATGCTGGCGATCGAGCACGCGCGTGCCGGCGCCAAGGTCGCGCTGATCTCCAGCGGCGACATCGGCATCTACGCGATGGCCGCGCTGGCGTTCGAGGAGATGCGCGAAGACGACACCTATGAGGTGAACGTGGTGCCGGGCATCACATCCGCCAATGCCTGCGCGTCCTTGCTGGGCTCTCCGCTGTCCCACGATTTCGCCACGCTCAGCCTCTCCGACCTGCTTTGCCCCTGGGAGTGGATCGAGCACCGCGCCCGCCATATCGCCCAGGCGGATCTGGCCTGCGTGATGTACAACGTGCAAAGCGCCAGCCGGCAGGAGGGCGTCTACCGCGTGCTCCAGCTGATGCTGGAATCGAAAGCGCCGGACACGCTGTGCGGGGTGGTCAAGAATGCCTACCGTCCCGGCCAGGAAGTGGCGATTTACCGGCTCGACGAGCTGCCGTCGCTGAAGTTCGACATGCTGACCACCATCGTCGTCGGCAACCGCTTCACGATGCGCAAACGTGGCAGCATCTTCACGCCGCGCGGTTATAACGACTGGGCGCAGCCGGAGGCGAAGGACACGTCGCAGGAGGTGGAACTGCCGGACAACGCGCTATGGGTGTTCTCCGGCACCAGCGACGGCAATGACCTGGCCGCGCAGCTGGCGGCGGAACAGGATAGAAAAGTGGTGGTATCGGCGGCCAGCGACCATGGCGGCGACATGGCACGCCAGGATTGTCCCGGCGTCAGCGTCTGGTCCGGGCGCCAGGGCGTGGAAGCGCGGCGCCGCGTGCTGACGGGGAAAAACGCCCGTCTGCTGCTCGATGCCACCCATCCCTACGCCAGCGGCATGTCGGAACAGCTGATTGGATTGTCGAAGGAGTTGGGCATCCCTTATCTGCGCTATGAACGCCCGAGCGAGTATCAGTCGCAAGACGGGGAATTTTGCGCCTCCATGGAACAGGCGGCCGAACGTGCCGCCGCCCTGGGACTGCGTATTTTCCTGGCGACGGGATCGAAGGACCTGGCGACGTTCATGCGCACGCCTGGCGCCGCCGGCAAGCAGTGGTTCGTGCGCCAGACCGCCGAGCCGGAACTCATCGAACGCGCGCTGGCCCTCGGTATTCCGCGCGAACGCATTTGCGCCATGCAGGGGCCGTTCTCCGCCGAGTTCAATACGGCGCTGTGGCGCGACTGGGGCATCGATTGCGTGGTGACCAAGGATTCCGGCGGCGCGGGTGGCTACCAGGCCAAGGTGCTGGCGGCCAAAGCGCTGGGCATTCCATTGCTGGTGGTGGCGCGTCCGCGTATCGAGTACCCGGCGATGGTGGCCGACGTCGCCGACGCGATCAGGGAATGCGCGGCCTTATGA
- a CDS encoding DUF4394 domain-containing protein: MPLPFSKLLLVSAIAASLSACGFTEDIDKDDDDKPPQASETGDVFVLTASNKLLSFDRGTPATIRTTATISGLQAGENLLGIDYRPADGQLYGVGSTGRIYTLNGATGAATLKSTLAADSADASAPFTALAGTEFGVDFNPAADRLRIVGNTGQSLRVNVDTGATTTDGSINGGAATTAVNAAAYTNSFAGTAGTTLFVIDAVNGMLYTQNPPNNGTLASPVALGVAATSVAGFDIDARINTGYAVMTVGGARNLYTINLGATANPATLVAAVGASEDLRGVAVRTPAAPVVYGLTSDGRIVSFKTATPNTLDTSVAISGLSGSERLLGFDIRPKDGLLYGLSSTGRIVTIDPVTGAITAKATLIADTADSSSPFSNLIGTGFAVDFNPVADRLRVISDSGQNLRINVDNGATTTDGPVNSNGVTAAAYTNSYAGATATVLYDINTSGGNLVTQNPPNDGILVNVGSLGVNAVGDVAMDIAGGANGLALAALRSSTNGASLLYRVELATGAAVPVNGTGTVANSAIGNGQVGLIDLAISLK; the protein is encoded by the coding sequence ATGCCACTGCCATTCAGCAAACTGTTACTGGTTTCCGCCATCGCCGCCTCGCTGTCCGCTTGCGGGTTCACCGAGGATATCGACAAGGACGACGATGACAAACCGCCGCAAGCCAGCGAGACGGGCGATGTATTTGTCTTGACCGCCAGCAATAAGCTGCTGTCCTTCGACCGTGGAACCCCGGCCACCATCCGCACCACGGCTACCATCAGCGGCTTGCAGGCGGGCGAAAATCTGCTCGGTATCGACTATCGTCCCGCCGACGGCCAACTGTATGGCGTTGGCAGCACCGGCCGCATTTATACGTTGAACGGCGCCACCGGCGCCGCCACGCTCAAGTCCACGCTGGCGGCCGATAGCGCGGATGCCAGCGCTCCGTTCACGGCGCTCGCGGGCACCGAATTCGGCGTCGATTTCAATCCCGCAGCCGACCGTTTACGCATCGTCGGCAACACGGGCCAGAGCCTGCGTGTGAACGTCGACACGGGCGCCACGACCACCGACGGATCGATCAACGGCGGCGCGGCTACTACCGCCGTCAACGCCGCCGCCTACACCAACAGCTTTGCCGGTACCGCCGGCACCACGCTGTTCGTCATCGATGCCGTCAACGGCATGCTGTACACGCAGAATCCGCCCAACAACGGCACCCTGGCCAGCCCGGTGGCGCTGGGCGTCGCCGCCACCAGCGTGGCCGGTTTCGACATCGATGCGCGCATCAACACCGGCTACGCCGTCATGACCGTCGGCGGAGCGCGCAATCTGTATACCATCAACTTGGGCGCGACGGCCAATCCGGCCACGCTGGTCGCCGCTGTTGGCGCCAGCGAGGATTTGCGCGGGGTCGCCGTCCGCACTCCGGCCGCGCCGGTGGTTTACGGCCTGACTTCGGACGGTCGTATCGTCTCGTTCAAGACCGCCACGCCGAATACCCTGGACACCAGTGTGGCGATCAGCGGCCTGTCCGGCAGCGAGCGGCTGCTGGGCTTCGATATTCGTCCCAAGGACGGTTTGCTGTATGGCCTGTCCTCGACCGGCCGCATCGTGACCATCGATCCCGTCACGGGGGCCATCACCGCCAAGGCGACATTGATCGCCGACACGGCCGACAGCTCGTCGCCGTTCTCGAACCTGATCGGCACCGGTTTCGCGGTGGACTTCAACCCGGTCGCCGACCGTTTGCGCGTGATTAGCGATTCTGGCCAGAACCTGCGCATCAACGTCGACAACGGCGCCACCACGACCGATGGTCCGGTCAATAGTAACGGCGTGACGGCGGCCGCCTACACCAACAGCTACGCGGGCGCCACGGCGACGGTGCTTTACGATATCAACACCAGCGGCGGCAACCTGGTGACGCAAAATCCACCGAACGATGGCATCCTGGTCAACGTCGGATCGCTCGGGGTCAACGCGGTGGGCGATGTGGCGATGGACATCGCCGGCGGCGCCAATGGGCTGGCGCTGGCGGCGTTGCGCAGCTCGACCAACGGCGCGAGCCTGCTGTACCGGGTTGAGCTGGCCACCGGCGCGGCGGTGCCCGTCAATGGCACGGGGACGGTCGCGAATTCGGCGATCGGCAACGGCCAGGTGGGCTTGATCGACCTGGCCATCTCCCTGAAGTGA
- the cobM gene encoding precorrin-4 C(11)-methyltransferase — protein sequence MKVYFVGAGPGAADLITLRGARLLGSVNMVLYAGSLVPTEMLNHCVPGTELIDTAELDLEQQQACYVRAQAAGTDVVRLHSGDPAIYGATAEQMRRLEALGIEYEIVPGVSSFTAAAAAIQSELTKPEVSQSVILTRVSGRASAVPELESIARLAEHRATMCIFLSGPHLKKIVADLSLHYPQDTPVSLVYRASWPQQKIYQGTLGTVLQDTKRGAWNLTTMMLIGAALDKNIAAESSLYSKDFTHLFRVVKKKDAA from the coding sequence ATGAAAGTTTACTTTGTAGGGGCCGGCCCCGGCGCCGCCGATCTGATCACCTTGCGCGGCGCGCGCTTGCTGGGCAGCGTCAACATGGTGCTGTACGCCGGTTCGCTGGTGCCGACCGAAATGCTGAACCACTGCGTACCCGGTACGGAGTTGATCGACACCGCCGAACTGGATCTGGAGCAGCAGCAGGCCTGCTACGTCCGGGCGCAGGCGGCCGGCACCGACGTGGTGCGCTTGCATTCGGGCGATCCGGCCATCTACGGCGCCACGGCGGAGCAGATGCGCCGCCTGGAGGCACTCGGTATCGAGTACGAGATCGTGCCCGGCGTATCGTCGTTCACGGCGGCCGCCGCCGCGATCCAGTCGGAATTGACCAAGCCTGAAGTGTCGCAGAGCGTGATACTGACGCGCGTCTCCGGCCGCGCCTCGGCGGTGCCGGAACTGGAATCGATCGCGCGGCTGGCGGAGCATCGCGCCACCATGTGCATCTTCCTCTCCGGCCCGCACCTGAAGAAGATCGTGGCCGATCTGTCGCTGCACTATCCGCAGGACACGCCGGTCAGCCTGGTCTACCGCGCCAGCTGGCCGCAGCAGAAGATCTACCAGGGCACGCTAGGGACGGTGCTGCAAGATACCAAGCGCGGTGCGTGGAACCTGACCACGATGATGCTGATCGGCGCCGCGCTGGACAAGAATATCGCCGCCGAATCGAGCTTGTATTCGAAGGACTTTACCCATCTGTTCCGCGTGGTGAAGAAGAAGGATGCGGCGTGA